The Cervus canadensis isolate Bull #8, Minnesota chromosome 21, ASM1932006v1, whole genome shotgun sequence genomic interval TCCAAGTAAGTGAAGAACATGGAGCTCATCCATAATGTTGCCCAAGAAACAGGTACAGAGCTAGGGAGCATGCGTGAgggctcagtcatggctgactctttgcagccccatggactgtagcccaccaggctcctctgtccctgggatttcccaggcaagaatactggagtggattgccatttccttctccaggggatcttctcgacctagggatcgaagcaGCGAGAAAAAGCTGCCATTTCTCAGCTCACGAGACGGGGGCTGGTGGCAGGAAGCCGGTAGGCTGGAGCTGGAAGGGGGCTTACTCTCGTCCAGGTTGATGTAGTCCTGCCGCTCCTCCTGGTCCCCCGTGCGGTGGTTTCGGGAGCGCTGGAGGATGTGAGCCCGGTCCCGGATGTGATGCCCGATGGACATCTGCTCCAGCCCGCTGTCGGAGTCGCGCACGGTCCGCCGAGTCTCCCGGATCTGGGGGAGGTGGAGCGCCACATGCTCACTGGATCCTTCCAAACCTGGCTATGCCAGCCCGGAAACACCACCTGGGATCCCCTCTTGAAAAGAGCCAGCCAGGCCACCCGACCGTGCCTCCCTGGGATAGGAGGAGCCCTCCAACTCACCCCGCCTGGGGCCGAGCGCATCTCTGACGTCTCTTGGTAGACCTTGGGGGCCCCGTCGCCGGTGTTGGAGTAGGAGATGAcagtggaggaggagaaggtCTGGCAATTGCCTCCGGCTGTCATGTGctcctggggagggaagggaacgTCAAGGCTGAGTGAGCAGGGGCTGGCTTCTGGAGCAGGGATCCCTCCCTGCAGCCTCGGAGCAAATGTGAGGACTCACCATCACCCCCCGCAACcgcccaatccctctgagtccaACAATAAGCCAGGTGGACCTGGAGAGACCGAGCTTTAACTGCCCATTTTATGAGATGCCGGCCGCTTTCCACTCAGGACCCCTGCACTCTCTGGGTCTGGCCATCTTATCCAGCTTGCACGCCTCCGTGAACACGGccttccccactcccaccacCAGGGACTCGCCAGGGGAGGTGGACACAAGACCCTTACCATGTTGCCGATCATGTCGTTCATCATCCCAAACATGTCCATGAAGCCGCCTGACTGGAGCAGAAAGGAAACCGAGTCAAGTTGCTGAATTCAGGCTCCCACAGGTCACCTGGCTACACCgtccctctctccccttccttcacATCTGGCAGCGGCTCTTCCTCATTCCTCGTGAGCAGGAGCAGGACAGGTGTGCCTCTCTCCACGCttctcttcccacccaccccaccctcctcctcagGCTCTGCGGCTACTAGGATCCCACCTTTTTCCTGCCTGCCTGACCCATTTCCTCCTACTTTTAGGAAGCGAGTCTGTGTTACTGAAGTTTAACCTATAAAGGGGTTGGTTCTGAAGCTGTAGAAAAATCTACACATCATCTCTAGTTGGCCCTCCAACAGCACCTCCCTCCTCAAAAGAAGACATCTTGCCAGGCAATTATATCTCCCTAATGGGCATGACTCCTAGAAGCCCAGGAGTCAGTAAGTTAGCGTCATCAGCTCACAGGACTCAGCACACAGCAGGCCCAGAGATCTGTGAGCACATGAAGACTCTAGGGTTACCAATTAGCCTATATTTCAGAGAGGCAAATTTGGAACTAATATCTAAGGGTTACAGAGCATGTTTGAGATGGACGGATGCAGGGAGATGAAGACTTACCATTCCCAGCATTCCAAAAGGGGAGACAGCCCCAGCCTACGGGAACATGCCAGGAATAGAAATTAGAGGCCACATGCGACCTCACCCTCCCAAACCAAGCCCATGGCCTCCATTGCTTTTTTCCATCCTCCTCTCAAAGGAGCATCACAAAGCCTGTCTTCCACACCCCTTTCCCCCCTCCTAGAAGGCATGCCACTTGCTAAGTGAGCCAGcatgcaagaaaaataaagcactgCATTAACCACCCTCCCACCTTTCCTTGAATCTCAGGTCTGTGGCGGCACCATTACCTGCATCCTGCGGCTGGCAGGCCGGGTCCCTGGCAGATTGCCATCTGTGATGCTGAGGAAGGGGCTATATCCAAAACCTCCTGACAACATCCGGTTCATGTGCTGACGGTGAATGGCAAAGGGGTCCCTGTGCAGGGAGAGTACAGAGCAGATGGTAAAAGGGGCAGCGGTCagcacctcccccccccccccaaagaaaaGAGCAATAGGGAACCAGCAGCACAGACTCCAAGTCTAAGCTGGAGCTTAGAGTGGCCACCCAGGTGTGATCCAAGCCGGCAACGGGAGCCCAGGTGTCTGTCTCAACTACTCAAGGACTAAAGTGGACCGATGTGTGCTCTGGAGCAAGAGGGGGAGGGGATACTCACATCAGGAACATGGGGTCCTCGGGCTCCACGTCCCTCATGAAGCGGAACATCCTGATTTCAGCTCCAGGGAGCTCCACACTGTGAAGATGTGGAGGCTTAAAGGTTGGAAGCGGCCAGGCTTTTTGCACACCCGCTCAGGGCAGGGACTCTCAGAGCGTGGTCCCTTCCAAACACTGTAACTGGCCCCCAAACTCCAGGGAGACCCTTCTCCAGGTGTTCAACATCAGCCTCTAGGGAGAGCAGAGCTCTTCAACCCTCTCTCCGAAGGAGGACCGTGGAAAATTTTCCCGAGCCTGTTTTCTGCCTCCCCCACTCAGAGCCATCCTCTTCCCAAAGCCACGGCCAAAGCACACTCCCCTAACCCCCGACGCCACCTTTCCGGATGCGAATCTCAagtgccgccccccacccccgccccataaATGACCCCAACCACTCCGCTCCCTTCTCACACCCCGGCCGCCGCCAGACCTCCCCCGGGTGGGCCTCATCGTCCCCGCCGCGCCTGGCGGCgccccctcacccctcaccctgCTTTCCTGCCGGGTGAGCAGGAGAGGCAGGCTTGACCCGCTCCCCTCCCCGCATCCCAGGCTCCCGGGGACCCTGCAGCCCGGCTGGCCGCTCCCGCCCCGAACTGGCTGCCCGCTCCGCTCGAGCCTCACCGGTCCCCGGTCCGGGCTCAGCGGCCCATCCGGCCGGTCTCGCCTCTCGGTGCGCGGCAGGATCGGGGCTAGCGGCCCGGGACGCGGGACTGGTCCGGGCGTGAGCTCCTCGGCCTCCCGCACCGCCTCCTCTTACAGCTGCCACCTCCGTGCACCCCCCGCGCCGTCGGCCCACGGAGCCCGAACCCCAGCCAGGCCCGGACGGAAGTGACGTCACGACGGGACAGCCCACCCCAGGCCGGGCCTGCGGAGCTCCGCCCACCGGCGGGCTTGGGGCGCACGCGGGGCCGGCTCCCAGGCCTAGCTGCTGGGGGCCGCGGGGTCCTCCGGGACTCGGGGAGCGGAGGCCTCCTTAGTAACCTGGATTTGGGTTCTGTGGCCCCGAGGAGGCTCCCTGTCAGGGTGTGGGGGAAGGAGCAGCGGAGTCCATCGCCGGGAGGGGAAGAGGACGGGGGCAGGTTCCCCCGGGCAGGGCAGGCTCCCAGTGGGTGACGAGGTGGGGCGGATCCCTGGGAGAGCTTTCAGCAGATTTCTACCGGGGAAGCGTTCATTCCGAGCGGGAGGATGGACGGCAATTCTGCGGGGGAGGCGCTGGGGCCAGTCCCCTCGGGAGGAGGCGCGTTCCAGGCCGGGGCGGCGTCCTCGGAGTGACGTAGCGGGAGGAGGTGACAGTGCTGCCTAGGTCTTCCTCTGGCTTCGAGAACTCGGGCTGGGGCACGGAGGATCCAGGCTGGGGGTCTGGCCGCCAGATGGCGCCCTTCGGCCGGGCTGGAACTGCAGCCCCTGGGGATCTGGCGTTGGCGGGGCTCTGGgggactccccccgcccccgccgcccccagtTACCCTGCTGTGAGGAGTCAGACTGGGGAGAGAGTTCTGAAATCTTTTCACTGAATGCCaaccttccctttcttttctctgagtATCTTCAGGAGCTCCCAGTCCGCAATGATCTTTTTTGCCTCTAGTCAGTCAGGTTGGTAGGTAGGtcgagggagaagggagaagagaactCCCGGTTCACCAAACTCACCGAGGGGCCGAGTTGCGAACAGGCCCAGGAGACCTGACTCAAAGGCCAGAGGCTGACACTTTGACATACTAAATGTGTTGCATAAAATCCGGCTTAACTGGAGAGACGGGCCCTCCCCCTGGGTGTCCAGGGATTTGGGCTTTCCAGGCTGGACTTTAGACCGGACTCATCCAGACGCCAACTCGCCTGGTTCTTTACACTGGCCGCTAGCCATGTTAGTGCTCTGTGGGCCTGACAGCCAGAGAGACTTGTTCCCATCTCCAGCACTTccctggagaggaagagaggttggtccctggtgactcaggaaAAGGTAGTTACGAGTGGGGCTTCTCAGGTTTCTTTGGACTTGATTATTattaaagagaggaaaaaacaaaaacaatagtgGCAACAGAGGggaacagagacagagaaattagAAGCTGGCAGACTggcaaagccaaagaaagaataaaagaaaatgtgttttccatTGATATTTCTGGGGAATAGACTTGGTAAAAGCTTCTGTCTTCCAAATGCTCTATCTCTGAACAGTCCACCATGCCAGTGCCCCTTTCCTCTTGCCTCCAAACAAAAGCAGTGTGACAAGTGGTTAAGAGTTATCCTGGTCAGAGTTCTGCAGCCCAAACTTAGTGAAGTGTGGGCCTCACCTTCCAGCATTTCTGTCCCCGTTTCATTATGTTCAGCCTACCCAGAGTTGGATAGCAGATGCAGCTAGTCTTCTAGCCTTCTCCTTTGGTCTTATTCCATTACCTGGTgttctctgttgttgtttagtcactaagtcatttccgactctttgcaaccccatagactgtagccctccaggctcctccgtccatgggatttttcaggcaagaatactggagtgggttgccatttcctcctccaggagatcttcctgacccagggattgaatctgtgtctccagtgtctcttgtattgtaggcagattctttccactgagccattgggggaAGGTGCCTAgagctctttttcttcttccttccaagACTTAAGAATCTGATATCGGGGACTTCACtagccatccagtggttaagactctgctttcactgcagtggccatgggttccatccctggtcagggaactaaggatCCAGTATGCCACAaggtatagcaaaaaaaaaagaaaaaacagaaaactctgATATCAGTCATTTTTACTTTTGCATGATTTTTAATCAATCACCTCCCCTAAGAATAACTACAAATGACAGTTTAGCATCCATCTATGACACAAAGGTCTAAACCTAGGCTTTCTCTCAGGTTAAAAAGAGAGCTTTGAAGAGGTGGGGATGAAGAGGGAGATGCAAGAGTTCATTCTCAGTATGCCCAGCAATGGACTATATAGGCAGCCATCCACTCCAGGAATTGAAGGAATGTAATTTTACAAGCAACCTTTCTCCAGACAGAGTTTGTatctgttttccttctctgtcaccTTCctattccttcccttccctcccctactcactgccttctcttcctttcttccttctttccctccttcccttcatccctccttctttcctttttttttttcctttcctttctcaaatATGTCTCTGTCTCGTAAACTCTGATGAACAGAAATTCCTCAGTCATCAGAGTTTCCTATAGATGATAAAATGTAGGAGGGAGGGTGTGCCCAGTCCTGGGTGAGGCTGAACTTGAACAGGATAAGCATTGTTGGGAGGAAGAGAAACAGTTTCTCCTCACTGCTTTATGTGATGAAGCCAAAGTTGGGACGTCCTTGAGAggggaaagaaagtgttagttgctcagtcatgtcagactcattgtgaccccatgggctgtagcccaccaggctcctctgtccatgggattctccaggcactagtagtggaatgggttgccatctccttctccaggggatcttcccaacctgatcccaggtctcccgcattgcagatggaatctttaccatctgagccactagggaaactcaGAGGGGAGATCTAGGTCAGAAAAGTGCCCTTGTCAGATGTGAGGTCTGGCATCTGGAACAATCCCAGGGCAGCTGGCTTCTGGGGTGATGGTGGACTTAGGGGACAATGGATTCCAACTTGAGCTAACATGAATGGGTGTgactgagtgtatgtgtgtgtgtgtatcggaGGAGGGAGATAAATCCTGACATTGAGCACTAAGTTGCCCCAGGAAGAGAGAGTGAGTTGTATAGTGGACACCAGATCAGAATGAGATTGAAAAATGGCTTAGGAACAGTTTTTTAAGTCCAgcttttcagtttgttttataTCCATgtccactcaacaaatatttattgaatacctactgtgtgaggcttcccaggtggcgatagttgtaaagaacccgcctcccaatgcaggcaacataagagacgtggg includes:
- the MLF2 gene encoding myeloid leukemia factor 2 isoform X2; protein product: MFRFMRDVEPEDPMFLMDPFAIHRQHMNRMLSGGFGYSPFLSITDGNLPGTRPASRRMQSGGFMDMFGMMNDMIGNMEHMTAGGNCQTFSSSTVISYSNTGDGAPKVYQETSEMRSAPGGIRETRRTVRDSDSGLEQMSIGHHIRDRAHILQRSRNHRTGDQEERQDYINLDESEAAAFDDEWRRETSRFRQQRPLEFRRHEASGGGGRRAEGPPRLAIQGPEDSPSRQSRRYDW
- the MLF2 gene encoding myeloid leukemia factor 2 isoform X1; protein product: MFRFMRDVEPEDPMFLMDPFAIHRQHMNRMLSGGFGYSPFLSITDGNLPGTRPASRRMQAGAVSPFGMLGMSGGFMDMFGMMNDMIGNMEHMTAGGNCQTFSSSTVISYSNTGDGAPKVYQETSEMRSAPGGIRETRRTVRDSDSGLEQMSIGHHIRDRAHILQRSRNHRTGDQEERQDYINLDESEAAAFDDEWRRETSRFRQQRPLEFRRHEASGGGGRRAEGPPRLAIQGPEDSPSRQSRRYDW